A stretch of Oncorhynchus gorbuscha isolate QuinsamMale2020 ecotype Even-year linkage group LG24, OgorEven_v1.0, whole genome shotgun sequence DNA encodes these proteins:
- the LOC124013092 gene encoding tetratricopeptide repeat protein 39B-like isoform X1, whose amino-acid sequence MAHVKNGNIQKMDPEDPFLLVPDKMKSQMDLETALQDSAKALDLFLNNRFSDALDLLRPWRSQSMYHAVGYSSMLAMQAGMTFEPKDVEKAMTALKESLQTCQMFRKKTTMVEAITEMFYKQPADDLTEEEMHAELCYAETLLQKAALTFLDESMMSFIKGGMKIRNSFLIYKECDVMSTMAKSQSDQMRTQTHFRSGVNMGIGSFNLYLSLLPSKVLRLLEWMGFSGDREVGLSQLREGAASNSLRSILSTLCLLMYHLYISVILGTGEANLEESDVLLEPYIEKFPHGALILFYQARIALLKGNFEFAQKKFLECIAAQQEWRQIHHLCYWELMWSYSFQQDWLEAYQYADLLCKESKWSQAVYVFHKASILSMMPEEEVKKTGENVEQLFRQVESLRLRIAGKSIPTEKFAAKKAQRYSAATPVTLVIPAVEMIYVWNGFTIIGKRPELTESILVTIEKAEEQLKNDPNPSEYHVDDQCLVQMLKGLCLRHLGHLDQAQLCFTHVISSENRIKHDCYLVPYSMYELGLLYKQQGDVGKATTTIENAKLNYKGYSMESRLHFRIHAALNTMGTSVAKLPPHRTSA is encoded by the exons ATGGCTCACGTGAAGAATGGGAACATCCAAAAG ATGGACCCAGAGGATCCCTTTCTCCTGGTACCTGATAAGAT GAAATCCCAGATGGATTTAGAGACTGCGTTGCAGGATAGTGCCAAAGCCCTTGACCTCTTCCTCAACAACCGGTTCTCAGACGCCTTGGATCTCCTCAGACCCTG GAGGAGCCAGAGTATGTACCACGCTGTGGGCTACAGCAGCATGCTGGCCATGCAGGCGGGCATGACCTTTGAACCCAAGGATGTTGAAAAGGCCATGACTGCTCTGAAGGAGTCTCTGCAGACGTGCCAGAT GTTCCGGAAGAAGACTACCATGGTGGAGGCCATCACTGAGATGTTTTACAAGCAGCCAGCTGACGACTTAACTGAAG AGGAGATGCATGCGGAGTTGTGCTATGCTGAGACACTATTGCAGAAGGCTGCACTCACTTTTCTGGACGAGAGCATGATGAGCTTCATCAAAGGAGGCATGAAGATCCGTAACAGCTTTCTGATCTACAA GGAATGTGATGTTATGTCAACCATGGCAAAGAGCCAGTCTGACCAGATGAGGACACAAACTCACTTCAGGAGTGGTGTGAACATGGGCATTGGTTCATTTAACTTG TATTTGTCTCTCTTGCCGAGCAAGGTCCTCAGACTACTGGAGTGGATGGGTTTCTCTGGAGACCGG GAAGTGGGTCTGTCCCAGCTGAGGGAGGGGGCAGCCAGCAACAGCCTGCGCTCCATCCTCAGCACCCTGTGCCTCCTGATGTACCACCTCTACATCAGCGTCATACTGG GTACTGGTGAGGCAAACCTGGAAGAGTCTGATGTTCTTCTGGAGCCCTACATTGAAAAGTTCCCCCAT GGGGCCCTCATTCTCTTCTACCAGGCCAGGATTGCTCTGCTCAAGGGTAACTTTGAATTT GCCCAGAAGAAGTTCCTGGAGTGCATAGCTGCACAGCAGGAGTGGCGTCAGATCCACCATCTGTGTTACTGGGAGCTTATGTGGTCCTACTCCTTCCAGCAGGACTGGCTGGAGGCATACCAGTATGCAGACCTTCTCTGCAAAGAGAGCAAGTGGTCCCAG GCTGTATACGTGTTCCACAAAGCTTCCATCCTCAGCATGATgccagaggaggaggtgaagaaaaCTGGGGAGAATGTGGAACAGTTGTTCAG GCAAGTGGAGAGCCTGCGGCTGCGGATTGCAGGGAAGTCTATCCCAACAGAGAAGTTCGCCGCGAAGAAGGCTCAGCGGTACAGCGCCGCAACCCCAGTGACGCTGGTGATTCCTGCCGTG GAAATGATATACGTTTGGAATGGCTTCACCATCATTGGCAAAAGGCCTGAACTGACAGAGAGCATTCTGGTTACTATCGAGAAAGCAGAGGAGCAACTGAAGAATGACCCAA ATCCATCAGAGTACCACGTGGATGACCAGTGCCTGGTCCAGATGCTGAAGGGGCTGTGTCTGCGACACCTGGGCCATCTGGACCAGGCCCAACTCTGCTTCACACACGTCATCTCCAG TGAAAACAGGATCAAGCATGACTGCTACCTGGTGCCATACAGCATGTATGAACTGGGTCTTCTCTACAAGCAGCAAGGAGACGTGGGGAAGGCTACCACCACCATAGAAAATGCCAA GCTGAACTACAAGGGTTATAGCATGGAGTCGAGGCTACACTTCCGTATCCATGCTGCCCTTAACACAATGGGGACCTCTGTGGCCAAACTTCCACCCCACCGCACGTCAGCTTGA
- the LOC124013092 gene encoding tetratricopeptide repeat protein 39B-like isoform X2, whose amino-acid sequence MDPEDPFLLVPDKMKSQMDLETALQDSAKALDLFLNNRFSDALDLLRPWRSQSMYHAVGYSSMLAMQAGMTFEPKDVEKAMTALKESLQTCQMFRKKTTMVEAITEMFYKQPADDLTEEEMHAELCYAETLLQKAALTFLDESMMSFIKGGMKIRNSFLIYKECDVMSTMAKSQSDQMRTQTHFRSGVNMGIGSFNLYLSLLPSKVLRLLEWMGFSGDREVGLSQLREGAASNSLRSILSTLCLLMYHLYISVILGTGEANLEESDVLLEPYIEKFPHGALILFYQARIALLKGNFEFAQKKFLECIAAQQEWRQIHHLCYWELMWSYSFQQDWLEAYQYADLLCKESKWSQAVYVFHKASILSMMPEEEVKKTGENVEQLFRQVESLRLRIAGKSIPTEKFAAKKAQRYSAATPVTLVIPAVEMIYVWNGFTIIGKRPELTESILVTIEKAEEQLKNDPNPSEYHVDDQCLVQMLKGLCLRHLGHLDQAQLCFTHVISSENRIKHDCYLVPYSMYELGLLYKQQGDVGKATTTIENAKLNYKGYSMESRLHFRIHAALNTMGTSVAKLPPHRTSA is encoded by the exons ATGGACCCAGAGGATCCCTTTCTCCTGGTACCTGATAAGAT GAAATCCCAGATGGATTTAGAGACTGCGTTGCAGGATAGTGCCAAAGCCCTTGACCTCTTCCTCAACAACCGGTTCTCAGACGCCTTGGATCTCCTCAGACCCTG GAGGAGCCAGAGTATGTACCACGCTGTGGGCTACAGCAGCATGCTGGCCATGCAGGCGGGCATGACCTTTGAACCCAAGGATGTTGAAAAGGCCATGACTGCTCTGAAGGAGTCTCTGCAGACGTGCCAGAT GTTCCGGAAGAAGACTACCATGGTGGAGGCCATCACTGAGATGTTTTACAAGCAGCCAGCTGACGACTTAACTGAAG AGGAGATGCATGCGGAGTTGTGCTATGCTGAGACACTATTGCAGAAGGCTGCACTCACTTTTCTGGACGAGAGCATGATGAGCTTCATCAAAGGAGGCATGAAGATCCGTAACAGCTTTCTGATCTACAA GGAATGTGATGTTATGTCAACCATGGCAAAGAGCCAGTCTGACCAGATGAGGACACAAACTCACTTCAGGAGTGGTGTGAACATGGGCATTGGTTCATTTAACTTG TATTTGTCTCTCTTGCCGAGCAAGGTCCTCAGACTACTGGAGTGGATGGGTTTCTCTGGAGACCGG GAAGTGGGTCTGTCCCAGCTGAGGGAGGGGGCAGCCAGCAACAGCCTGCGCTCCATCCTCAGCACCCTGTGCCTCCTGATGTACCACCTCTACATCAGCGTCATACTGG GTACTGGTGAGGCAAACCTGGAAGAGTCTGATGTTCTTCTGGAGCCCTACATTGAAAAGTTCCCCCAT GGGGCCCTCATTCTCTTCTACCAGGCCAGGATTGCTCTGCTCAAGGGTAACTTTGAATTT GCCCAGAAGAAGTTCCTGGAGTGCATAGCTGCACAGCAGGAGTGGCGTCAGATCCACCATCTGTGTTACTGGGAGCTTATGTGGTCCTACTCCTTCCAGCAGGACTGGCTGGAGGCATACCAGTATGCAGACCTTCTCTGCAAAGAGAGCAAGTGGTCCCAG GCTGTATACGTGTTCCACAAAGCTTCCATCCTCAGCATGATgccagaggaggaggtgaagaaaaCTGGGGAGAATGTGGAACAGTTGTTCAG GCAAGTGGAGAGCCTGCGGCTGCGGATTGCAGGGAAGTCTATCCCAACAGAGAAGTTCGCCGCGAAGAAGGCTCAGCGGTACAGCGCCGCAACCCCAGTGACGCTGGTGATTCCTGCCGTG GAAATGATATACGTTTGGAATGGCTTCACCATCATTGGCAAAAGGCCTGAACTGACAGAGAGCATTCTGGTTACTATCGAGAAAGCAGAGGAGCAACTGAAGAATGACCCAA ATCCATCAGAGTACCACGTGGATGACCAGTGCCTGGTCCAGATGCTGAAGGGGCTGTGTCTGCGACACCTGGGCCATCTGGACCAGGCCCAACTCTGCTTCACACACGTCATCTCCAG TGAAAACAGGATCAAGCATGACTGCTACCTGGTGCCATACAGCATGTATGAACTGGGTCTTCTCTACAAGCAGCAAGGAGACGTGGGGAAGGCTACCACCACCATAGAAAATGCCAA GCTGAACTACAAGGGTTATAGCATGGAGTCGAGGCTACACTTCCGTATCCATGCTGCCCTTAACACAATGGGGACCTCTGTGGCCAAACTTCCACCCCACCGCACGTCAGCTTGA